Proteins from a single region of Desulfobacterales bacterium:
- a CDS encoding tRNA1(Val) (adenine(37)-N6)-methyltransferase produces the protein MKEITCDTFFNGTIQVSQLKEGYRFSIDAVLLSHFPKLKDGDKIVDLGTGCGIIPLILSYRNPNIKITGIELQTELFQIATHNIIENKIQNIVSIHCMDIKALEFSFFDKHPDMIITNPPYIKQSSGKINPQKQKAIARHEIEITLEELIKTVNRILRIYGRFVTIYPAERLADIIFQMRKYNIEPKNIRAVHSYCDADAKLILIEGTKDGGPGLKILKPLIIYEKNGEYTDEVKNMFKP, from the coding sequence ATGAAAGAGATAACTTGTGATACTTTTTTTAATGGAACTATTCAAGTTTCCCAGTTAAAAGAGGGCTATAGATTTTCGATAGACGCTGTTTTACTTTCTCATTTTCCTAAGCTAAAAGATGGAGATAAAATTGTAGATTTAGGAACAGGCTGCGGTATTATTCCTTTAATATTAAGCTATCGAAATCCAAATATTAAAATTACTGGAATAGAATTACAGACAGAACTTTTTCAAATCGCGACCCATAATATTATTGAAAATAAAATACAAAATATTGTTTCTATTCACTGCATGGACATAAAGGCTTTAGAATTTTCTTTTTTTGATAAGCACCCAGATATGATTATAACGAATCCGCCCTATATTAAACAATCTTCTGGAAAAATAAATCCTCAAAAACAAAAGGCCATTGCAAGGCATGAAATAGAGATAACCCTTGAAGAACTCATAAAAACAGTAAACCGTATTCTTCGTATTTATGGAAGATTTGTAACAATTTATCCCGCTGAAAGACTTGCTGATATTATATTTCAAATGAGAAAATATAATATTGAGCCTAAAAATATTAGAGCTGTTCATTCTTATTGTGACGCTGATGCAAAATTAATATTGATAGAAGGTACTAAAGATGGGGGGCCAGGTTTAAAAATTCTTAAACCTTTAATAATATATGAAAAAAATGGGGAATACACTGATGAAGTAAAAAATATGTTCAAGCCTTGA